One part of the Clostridium thermosuccinogenes genome encodes these proteins:
- a CDS encoding YIP1 family protein, which translates to MRSAIRKGLKLLIILFLALGIMPINAAAQNATAYTYTLSVDGRWMRTQDAYLAGGILLKDIGMQKPEDIFIDKNRIYVADTGGRRIVVMDRTTGSVEFVGEGLLSSPTGVFADGEGRIFVADSGLEKVALFSPDGDVLRWYERPDSPIFGKTTNFKPRKVLTDKGGNLYIVGEGSFDGIIQLGKKGEFLGYFGVNRTNVSLLEVLQDIFFTEEQKAKLFNRIPKTFHNIAIDNKGMIYSITQSIKGDAVKKHNVSGENILFESGNMMDEENFVDIAVGRYGQIYAVSETGLIYEYDSAGSLIFSFGGRAISTERNGLFTVASGIAVDENDFVYVLDRERGMVQVFYPTAFAGMMHRAVDLFEKGEYSESHRIWQEILRLSGISQIAHDGMGKGYFQAGNYEAAAKHFKIAQNRADYSEAYWEIRNLWLQENLGYILIALVLIRLALRLLGYYDRRYGILTPAKGSIKRVLDSKIVADVLYLKNFIRHPIDSFYYVRKDQKGSVLSATIIYFIALLVFIADYLFRGFLFNFHDARDTSYTYIVLLFFVPCALWVAGNYMVSSINEGEGRLKDVYIATAYSFAPFIMFMPVVIALTYVLTLNERFIIDFLTVIIWVWSGILLFIGLKEIHGYEIRDVVKNIFLSVFFMFIAVLAFSIIYMLWDQGAEFVNSILKEVSYRVA; encoded by the coding sequence ATGCGGTCTGCCATTAGGAAAGGCCTGAAACTGTTAATAATTCTTTTTTTGGCGTTGGGGATCATGCCCATAAATGCTGCAGCCCAGAATGCAACGGCATATACCTATACCTTATCGGTGGACGGCCGGTGGATGCGGACGCAGGATGCGTATCTGGCGGGAGGTATACTGCTTAAGGATATCGGTATGCAAAAGCCGGAGGATATTTTTATAGATAAAAACAGAATATATGTAGCCGATACAGGAGGCAGGCGTATTGTGGTAATGGACAGAACCACCGGCTCCGTAGAGTTTGTGGGTGAAGGCTTGCTGAGCTCTCCTACCGGAGTGTTTGCCGACGGGGAAGGCAGAATATTCGTTGCCGACTCTGGTCTTGAAAAAGTAGCATTGTTTTCGCCGGACGGGGATGTGCTTCGATGGTACGAGCGGCCGGATTCCCCTATTTTTGGCAAGACTACTAACTTCAAGCCAAGAAAGGTGCTGACGGATAAAGGAGGAAACCTTTATATAGTGGGTGAAGGCTCTTTTGACGGTATTATCCAGCTGGGCAAAAAGGGGGAATTTCTGGGCTATTTTGGGGTCAACAGGACAAATGTATCGCTGCTGGAGGTTCTTCAGGATATTTTCTTCACCGAGGAGCAAAAGGCTAAATTGTTTAACCGCATACCTAAAACCTTTCATAATATCGCTATTGACAATAAAGGGATGATATACAGCATAACCCAGTCCATAAAAGGGGATGCCGTTAAAAAACACAATGTCTCGGGGGAGAATATACTTTTTGAATCGGGGAATATGATGGATGAAGAGAATTTCGTCGACATAGCAGTGGGAAGGTACGGACAGATTTATGCGGTGAGCGAGACCGGGCTCATATATGAATATGATTCTGCCGGCAGCCTGATTTTCTCTTTCGGGGGCAGGGCTATTTCCACCGAGAGAAACGGGCTTTTCACCGTGGCATCCGGCATTGCCGTCGATGAAAATGATTTTGTATATGTGCTCGACCGGGAACGGGGCATGGTGCAGGTGTTTTATCCTACCGCTTTTGCAGGAATGATGCATAGGGCTGTTGATCTTTTTGAAAAAGGAGAGTATTCCGAAAGCCACAGAATATGGCAGGAGATACTTCGCCTTAGCGGCATATCCCAAATTGCCCATGATGGCATGGGAAAAGGCTATTTTCAAGCCGGAAATTATGAGGCTGCAGCGAAGCATTTCAAGATTGCCCAAAACCGCGCTGACTATTCCGAAGCATATTGGGAGATAAGGAACTTATGGCTCCAGGAAAATCTCGGATATATACTGATTGCTCTGGTTTTGATAAGGCTAGCTTTAAGGCTTCTTGGCTACTATGACCGGAGATATGGGATTTTGACCCCTGCAAAGGGATCAATAAAAAGGGTGCTGGATAGCAAGATTGTTGCCGATGTCCTCTATCTAAAGAATTTCATCAGGCATCCTATAGACAGTTTCTATTATGTCAGAAAAGATCAGAAAGGCTCGGTGCTGTCGGCTACGATTATATATTTTATTGCTCTGCTGGTGTTTATAGCCGACTATCTGTTCCGCGGATTCCTTTTCAATTTCCATGATGCCCGGGATACTTCCTATACTTACATCGTATTGCTCTTTTTTGTCCCTTGTGCTTTGTGGGTGGCCGGAAACTACATGGTCAGCTCGATAAATGAAGGCGAAGGCAGGCTCAAGGACGTTTATATAGCTACTGCGTATTCCTTTGCCCCATTCATAATGTTCATGCCTGTTGTAATTGCCTTAACATATGTGCTTACGCTGAATGAGAGGTTCATTATAGATTTTTTGACAGTTATAATATGGGTGTGGAGCGGAATCCTGCTTTTTATTGGCCTTAAGGAGATACACGGGTACGAAATCCGGGATGTGGTAAAAAATATTTTTCTTTCAGTTTTCTTCATGTTCATCGCCGTGCTGGCTTTTTCCATAATATATATGCTCTGGGACCAGGGCGCTGAGTTTGTAAACTCCATTCTGAAGGAGGTGTCATACCGTGTTGCGTAA
- a CDS encoding carbohydrate ABC transporter permease yields MAGLKGRGINPSRFHKSQLKFYAVLLPISAFMLLPIVYIFFHAFKPFDELFAYPPRFVTSRPTLKNFVSLFYAAGSSGVPVSRYLFNSIISTLMVVMLIIWISAAAGYVLSKKNFKGRDVIFSINTLALMFVPVAVIIPRYLVVVGLGLIDNFFAHILPLLAMPVGLFLVKQFIDQVPDALIEAARIDGASDYYILIRIVMPIIRPALSTVAILSFQTAWNSTESSSLFINDESLKTFAFFMSTLTSTTGNTVAGQGMAAAASMIMFLPNLILFIILQSKVMSTMAHSGIK; encoded by the coding sequence ATGGCCGGTTTAAAAGGAAGGGGTATCAATCCCTCCAGGTTTCATAAAAGCCAATTGAAGTTTTATGCGGTTCTTTTGCCGATTTCCGCATTTATGCTGCTTCCGATAGTATATATATTTTTCCATGCCTTCAAACCCTTTGATGAGCTGTTTGCCTATCCACCCAGGTTTGTAACATCCCGCCCGACCCTCAAGAACTTCGTCTCATTGTTTTATGCGGCAGGTTCATCCGGTGTGCCGGTTTCCAGATATCTGTTCAACAGCATAATTTCAACCTTGATGGTGGTGATGCTTATTATATGGATTTCAGCGGCTGCAGGGTACGTTCTTTCAAAGAAGAATTTTAAAGGCAGGGATGTCATATTTTCCATAAATACATTGGCTCTCATGTTTGTCCCGGTAGCTGTAATCATACCGAGGTATCTTGTCGTGGTCGGTCTTGGCCTTATTGACAATTTCTTTGCCCACATATTGCCTTTGCTGGCCATGCCGGTAGGGCTGTTCCTGGTCAAGCAATTTATAGACCAGGTTCCGGATGCCTTGATTGAAGCTGCGCGGATTGACGGGGCTAGCGACTACTATATATTGATAAGGATAGTTATGCCGATAATAAGGCCGGCATTGTCAACGGTAGCTATTTTGTCTTTTCAGACAGCATGGAACAGTACGGAATCCTCATCCCTGTTCATTAATGATGAATCACTGAAAACTTTCGCATTTTTTATGTCAACTCTGACATCCACTACCGGAAACACGGTGGCCGGCCAGGGAATGGCAGCAGCAGCTTCTATGATTATGTTTCTGCCCAATCTGATTCTTTTCATAATACTGCAGTCAAAAGTCATGAGTACCATGGCCCATTCCGGGATCAAGTGA
- a CDS encoding carbohydrate ABC transporter permease, which produces MNRIREFLNNQSHWILLSPYIAMFLIFIVIPVAAAIALSFTYFNTIQFPEPTGLKNYITLITQDSVFMQKVLPNTIKYAVIVGPGGYVLSFILAWMLAQITKGPRTVLAIIIYSPSMTSGVIMSTVWSVIFSGDEVGYFNSLLMRAGIVSEPVQWLQSPKYLMTIMLIVALWSSMGVGFLAMLSGVLNVNEELYEAAYIDGVRNRLQEIIYVTIPSMKPQMLFGAVMAIVNTFSSGGIGVALSGSNPTPQYAGQLIVNHIEDYGFIRYEMGYAAAVSVALLLIIWGSSRVSWKLFSEG; this is translated from the coding sequence ATGAACAGGATAAGGGAATTTTTAAATAATCAGTCCCACTGGATACTATTATCGCCTTACATTGCTATGTTTCTCATATTTATAGTCATACCGGTGGCCGCAGCAATAGCCCTTTCTTTCACATACTTCAACACCATACAGTTTCCGGAGCCAACCGGACTAAAGAATTATATCACGCTGATTACGCAGGATTCGGTTTTCATGCAGAAGGTACTGCCCAATACCATAAAATATGCGGTGATAGTAGGTCCGGGGGGATATGTTCTTTCCTTCATCCTTGCCTGGATGCTGGCCCAGATTACCAAAGGGCCGAGGACGGTACTGGCCATAATAATTTACTCGCCTTCCATGACGTCCGGCGTGATAATGTCTACGGTATGGAGTGTCATATTCAGCGGAGATGAGGTGGGATACTTCAATAGCCTGCTCATGCGGGCGGGGATTGTGAGCGAACCGGTGCAGTGGCTCCAGTCTCCCAAATACCTTATGACCATAATGCTGATAGTAGCATTGTGGAGCAGCATGGGTGTTGGATTTCTCGCCATGCTGTCCGGGGTGCTGAATGTAAACGAGGAGCTCTATGAGGCAGCCTATATTGATGGTGTCAGAAACCGGCTGCAGGAAATCATATATGTCACCATCCCGTCCATGAAGCCCCAGATGCTGTTTGGCGCGGTTATGGCAATTGTGAACACGTTCAGCAGCGGAGGCATAGGAGTGGCTCTTTCAGGGTCAAATCCGACGCCCCAATATGCAGGGCAATTGATTGTAAACCATATTGAGGATTATGGCTTTATCAGGTACGAGATGGGATATGCTGCAGCCGTATCGGTGGCTCTGCTGCTTATAATATGGGGATCATCCAGGGTTTCCTGGAAACTGTTCAGTGAAGGATAA
- a CDS encoding extracellular solute-binding protein yields MKGFTRKLLSGLLVFSVLIYAFPSATMGAETAWEDRLDAVSRWIGLEPSSVVGKVELSGFTPVLGSGVQMTEEGLLLPVDGAVEFTLDAPREGGYNLVLEYRLETGKVLKNTVSIHWEGGDILACIPALWSDESKTYAKDRYGNEVIPRQVMVEGSHLEYVKAYADLDKSPVSIKLAAGKTRFVLKNNTQPIILKAIYLVSELETPGYGEYLETYAGKTEGSGMVIIEAEDYAMKSDSFVRPANDQNPALYPYKSDSRLLNVIDGYSWREAGQKILWEFEVKTPGFYSIGFRYAQGYKEGMPVFRNIEIDGCLPFEEARCYPFRYTGMDYENNVLMKSGKEPLKVWLDSGKHTIAMEADARPVKEAVDTIRAIIEEINDTGTDIRKLSGSSQDSGRTWDIKQYMPDVENKLEEWANRLDEVYDELWKISGSKPAFALNIQLAAKNLRDLSKEPKKIPSRLSKFSEGSGSAAQLLADLLVELSEQPLSLDRIYIFSGEKLPSANVGFLAKIWEGIKAFARSFLKSSRSYAVSSGKNENELSVWVNRPIQLVETMQQMIDRDFTPESGIKVKLSVMPNEQKLILAGASRTNPDAALGISAHIPYELAIRGAVKDLTEFDDFLPYVGREYNLETLVPFYVDGKIYGVAETQDFFVLAYRKDILQKLGISIPQTWEDVKEIMPELKRHSMNFYVTMAGWSGLKPFYTTSPFIFQNGGSIYSPDGLRTAINSQESIKGFELMTELFSIYSVAQNAPSFYNNFRYGTMPIGIANFGNYVALMNAAPEIAGQWDIAPSPGVKDEKGDIVRYQAAVDRSDIIFSNSSRHEDSWKFLKWWLSKDVQLEFAYTMQTKFGPEYMWNTANMEAFQDLPIPEKHKEVILEQWKWIKEMPRHPAGYMVEREISNAWTDVVMNGRSLRASVDKAALVANREMERKLEEFGYIKDGRVVREYAIPDGDDIRKKVKEAE; encoded by the coding sequence GTGAAAGGATTTACCAGGAAATTGTTATCGGGTCTTTTAGTGTTTAGTGTCTTGATATATGCCTTTCCCAGTGCAACTATGGGCGCCGAGACAGCATGGGAGGACAGGCTTGATGCGGTGAGCCGCTGGATTGGATTGGAACCTTCCTCTGTAGTGGGGAAGGTGGAATTGTCAGGGTTCACACCGGTTTTAGGAAGCGGTGTGCAGATGACCGAAGAAGGATTGCTGCTGCCGGTGGATGGTGCCGTCGAGTTTACGTTGGATGCTCCCCGGGAAGGCGGCTACAATCTCGTGCTGGAGTACCGTCTGGAGACCGGGAAAGTATTGAAAAATACTGTTTCCATCCACTGGGAGGGAGGAGATATCCTGGCCTGCATACCTGCGCTTTGGAGTGATGAATCCAAAACTTATGCGAAGGACAGGTATGGAAACGAGGTGATTCCCCGACAGGTGATGGTGGAGGGGAGCCATCTGGAATATGTAAAGGCATATGCCGATCTTGACAAATCTCCTGTGTCTATAAAACTCGCGGCAGGAAAGACCAGGTTTGTTTTAAAAAACAATACCCAGCCCATCATACTGAAGGCTATATATCTGGTATCAGAACTGGAAACACCCGGATATGGCGAGTATCTGGAAACATATGCAGGAAAGACCGAAGGAAGCGGGATGGTAATAATAGAGGCGGAAGATTATGCGATGAAATCCGATTCCTTTGTAAGACCGGCCAATGACCAAAACCCGGCCCTCTATCCCTATAAAAGTGATAGCCGCCTTTTAAATGTTATAGACGGTTATTCCTGGAGGGAGGCAGGGCAAAAAATATTATGGGAGTTTGAAGTAAAAACCCCCGGCTTTTATTCCATAGGGTTCAGATATGCTCAAGGTTACAAGGAGGGCATGCCTGTTTTCAGGAACATCGAAATAGACGGCTGCCTGCCTTTTGAAGAAGCAAGGTGCTATCCTTTCAGATATACGGGTATGGATTACGAGAACAATGTGCTGATGAAATCTGGAAAGGAGCCCTTAAAAGTGTGGCTGGACAGCGGGAAGCACACAATTGCCATGGAGGCTGATGCAAGGCCGGTCAAAGAGGCTGTGGATACCATCCGCGCGATAATTGAGGAGATCAATGATACCGGCACGGATATTAGAAAACTGTCCGGGAGCAGTCAAGATTCCGGCAGGACATGGGATATCAAACAGTATATGCCCGATGTGGAAAATAAACTTGAAGAATGGGCAAACCGGCTGGATGAGGTGTATGACGAACTTTGGAAAATAAGCGGGAGCAAACCGGCCTTTGCCTTGAACATCCAGCTGGCGGCAAAAAATCTCCGGGATTTGTCCAAGGAGCCCAAAAAAATTCCCTCAAGGCTTTCCAAGTTCAGCGAAGGCTCGGGATCGGCAGCTCAACTCCTGGCGGATTTGCTGGTTGAACTCTCCGAACAGCCTTTGAGCTTGGACAGGATATACATTTTTTCCGGAGAGAAGCTGCCTTCAGCCAATGTGGGTTTTTTAGCAAAAATCTGGGAAGGTATAAAGGCGTTTGCCAGGTCATTTTTGAAAAGCAGCCGCAGCTACGCCGTATCCTCCGGTAAAAATGAAAATGAGCTTTCAGTCTGGGTAAATCGCCCGATACAGCTTGTGGAAACTATGCAGCAGATGATCGATAGGGACTTTACGCCGGAAAGCGGAATAAAAGTAAAGCTTTCGGTCATGCCAAACGAGCAGAAATTGATTTTGGCCGGCGCGTCCAGAACGAATCCCGACGCGGCTTTGGGGATAAGCGCTCATATACCTTATGAGCTGGCAATCCGGGGTGCTGTCAAAGATTTGACGGAATTTGATGATTTTCTGCCATACGTGGGGCGGGAATACAACCTTGAGACCCTGGTGCCCTTCTATGTAGATGGCAAAATATATGGAGTTGCGGAAACGCAGGACTTCTTTGTGCTGGCTTACAGGAAGGACATACTCCAGAAGTTGGGAATTTCCATACCCCAGACCTGGGAGGACGTAAAGGAGATAATGCCTGAGCTTAAAAGGCATTCAATGAATTTTTATGTTACTATGGCAGGATGGTCGGGGCTCAAGCCCTTCTATACGACATCCCCTTTCATTTTCCAAAATGGAGGAAGCATATACAGCCCTGACGGGCTAAGGACTGCAATAAACAGTCAGGAATCCATCAAAGGATTTGAGTTGATGACCGAGCTCTTCAGCATATATAGCGTGGCTCAGAATGCCCCTAGCTTTTACAACAATTTCAGATATGGAACCATGCCTATAGGAATAGCAAATTTCGGCAACTATGTTGCTCTCATGAATGCGGCGCCTGAAATTGCCGGACAGTGGGATATAGCTCCGTCTCCGGGGGTGAAGGATGAAAAGGGTGATATAGTCCGCTACCAGGCGGCAGTGGACCGTTCCGACATTATATTTTCAAACAGCAGCAGGCATGAAGATTCATGGAAGTTTCTTAAATGGTGGCTGTCGAAGGATGTCCAGCTGGAGTTTGCCTATACCATGCAGACCAAATTCGGACCTGAATATATGTGGAATACTGCCAACATGGAGGCTTTCCAAGATCTGCCCATACCGGAAAAGCATAAAGAGGTTATCCTGGAGCAATGGAAATGGATAAAGGAAATGCCGAGGCACCCCGCCGGTTATATGGTGGAGAGGGAAATCAGCAATGCCTGGACAGACGTTGTTATGAACGGCAGAAGCCTCAGGGCATCAGTTGATAAGGCGGCCCTGGTGGCCAATCGCGAAATGGAACGCAAGCTTGAGGAGTTTGGATACATAAAGGATGGCAGGGTGGTCAGAGAATATGCCATACCTGACGGGGATGATATCAGAAAGAAGGTGAAGGAAGCTGAATGA
- a CDS encoding ABC transporter substrate-binding protein yields MKSTRKIAAFVLVAVMAMMLLTTGCSGSKADPTKTSGTVVYATYNWDVERAQKMVEGFNQIYPNISVEIVGFEGNLNDYLTTQAASNSLPDVTWGWENLNYPISQGWLYPLDEFLKKDDEAEYLPKSAMDSYKFLDKTYAVPYDVQFSAVLVNLDLVEQLNMDAPSYEWTVDEFKEYATKATTDKYSGINHLWDFDVMMAGVMSKNLAQLAFDQKEGKFKFTEGSWEKALALQKELKAVPGLVSDDLKNQELRDAGKEDDYQKKFGKDADALRESKVLMGFHGTWDMSWIKTMNYRFDMYPLPKDPEMGYRQAVHYNHAFMMSNAKYPEAAFQFLKWISYGKDGTLTRFDIYKNLVDADGNPAPDYYIPATTHPDVVKAFEAIEIVPEGVKYLYKNIDKTFRGDFYKFVPGWDKVWNEIILPKNEEIRQNKVQASAVAAELEDKANEALSEARSEFEKQLQEVQKNFSELRKKIEQELKSQSK; encoded by the coding sequence ATGAAAAGCACAAGAAAGATTGCAGCATTTGTCCTGGTGGCGGTAATGGCCATGATGCTTTTGACAACAGGCTGTTCCGGGAGCAAAGCTGATCCGACCAAAACTTCGGGTACTGTAGTATATGCAACTTATAACTGGGATGTGGAAAGAGCACAAAAAATGGTGGAAGGCTTCAACCAGATTTATCCGAACATAAGCGTTGAAATAGTCGGATTTGAAGGAAACCTTAATGATTACCTTACAACTCAGGCTGCATCCAATAGCCTGCCGGATGTGACCTGGGGGTGGGAAAACCTGAATTATCCAATATCCCAGGGCTGGCTTTATCCGTTGGACGAGTTCCTAAAAAAGGATGATGAAGCAGAGTATTTGCCCAAATCGGCTATGGACAGCTACAAATTCTTGGATAAAACCTATGCCGTACCTTATGATGTCCAGTTCAGCGCAGTACTGGTAAACCTCGACCTAGTGGAACAGCTCAATATGGATGCACCATCCTATGAATGGACTGTTGACGAATTCAAGGAATATGCTACGAAGGCGACCACGGACAAGTATTCCGGAATAAACCATCTGTGGGACTTTGATGTCATGATGGCCGGAGTGATGAGCAAGAACCTGGCTCAGCTCGCTTTTGACCAAAAAGAGGGAAAATTCAAATTTACGGAAGGAAGCTGGGAAAAGGCATTGGCTTTGCAGAAGGAATTGAAGGCCGTGCCGGGTCTTGTCTCAGATGACTTAAAAAATCAGGAGTTAAGAGATGCAGGCAAGGAAGATGACTACCAGAAGAAATTCGGAAAAGATGCGGATGCCCTCAGGGAAAGCAAGGTGCTCATGGGTTTTCACGGCACATGGGATATGAGCTGGATCAAGACTATGAATTACAGGTTTGACATGTATCCGCTGCCCAAGGATCCTGAGATGGGGTATCGCCAGGCAGTCCATTACAACCATGCTTTCATGATGTCCAATGCCAAATATCCGGAAGCGGCTTTCCAATTCTTGAAATGGATCAGCTATGGCAAGGATGGTACTCTTACAAGGTTTGACATATACAAGAACCTTGTGGATGCCGATGGCAATCCGGCTCCGGACTATTATATCCCTGCGACTACCCATCCTGATGTCGTAAAGGCCTTTGAAGCCATTGAAATCGTGCCGGAGGGTGTAAAATACCTGTATAAAAACATAGACAAAACATTCCGGGGAGATTTCTATAAATTTGTACCGGGATGGGATAAGGTATGGAATGAGATAATATTACCGAAGAATGAGGAAATAAGGCAGAATAAGGTTCAGGCCTCGGCTGTGGCCGCAGAGCTGGAAGATAAAGCAAATGAAGCTCTGAGTGAGGCAAGGTCGGAATTCGAAAAGCAATTGCAGGAGGTTCAGAAGAACTTTTCCGAGTTGAGGAAGAAGATTGAACAGGAATTGAAAAGTCAAAGCAAATAA
- a CDS encoding glycoside hydrolase family 30 protein, which translates to MDRKHNSLILRIIAGAVLFLSFSGILYINNIFPNKNTDKKVNSGAKSGTEANEGHEIIGNVDCWLTTTNQANLLSPQAPILPGEEIPADGNGIMRTITVSPDATYQMMDGFGASFTDASAWLVYNELDEPSRKDLMTKLFSYEDGIGISFLRQPMGASDFAHRLYTYDDVPAGTEDYELEHFSIEHDRQYIIPCIKDALELNPMLKVMASPWSPPAWMKTSGHLIGGSLRKEAYDAYARYFVKFIKAYEEEGIPIYAVTPQNEPLYVPTEYTGMKMEPYAQAEFINNHLGPEFEKNGLNTKILVYDHNWDNVTYAMEVLQKAGKYVAGSAWHCYGGSHDAMSVVYKKFPDKGIWFTEASGGQWVPPFNDAFADQMMHVIRSTRNYSKTVAWWNIALDQNNGPTVLKNSICRGIVTIDTSTGEVTYNVDYYTLGHISKFVKPGAYRIDSDNYMNDVESVAFKNPDGSIVLIVSNRTTKDKTLDVKYGNSSFSYKLPGKAAATFKWKGE; encoded by the coding sequence ATGGATAGAAAACACAATTCATTAATCTTGCGCATCATTGCCGGAGCTGTTCTGTTTCTTTCCTTCAGCGGAATTTTGTATATAAACAACATATTTCCAAATAAGAATACGGATAAAAAAGTGAACAGCGGTGCAAAAAGCGGAACAGAAGCAAATGAGGGGCATGAAATAATAGGAAACGTCGACTGCTGGCTTACTACCACCAACCAGGCGAATCTTCTATCCCCCCAGGCTCCCATACTGCCGGGCGAGGAAATCCCGGCAGACGGAAACGGTATAATGCGCACCATCACAGTAAGCCCCGATGCAACTTACCAGATGATGGACGGCTTTGGAGCATCTTTCACAGACGCATCGGCATGGCTTGTTTACAACGAGCTGGATGAGCCATCGAGGAAGGACCTCATGACAAAGCTGTTCAGTTACGAAGATGGGATAGGTATTTCCTTTTTAAGGCAGCCCATGGGCGCCAGCGACTTTGCCCATAGGTTGTATACTTATGACGATGTGCCGGCAGGCACCGAGGATTATGAGCTTGAACATTTCTCAATAGAACATGACAGGCAGTATATAATACCCTGCATAAAAGATGCTTTGGAGCTCAATCCCATGCTGAAGGTGATGGCATCCCCATGGAGCCCTCCGGCGTGGATGAAAACTTCCGGCCATCTCATCGGAGGTTCTCTTCGAAAGGAAGCCTATGATGCCTATGCCCGGTATTTTGTAAAATTCATTAAGGCTTATGAGGAAGAAGGCATCCCCATCTACGCAGTTACACCGCAAAACGAGCCTCTGTACGTGCCTACCGAATATACGGGCATGAAAATGGAGCCCTATGCCCAGGCAGAGTTTATAAACAACCACCTGGGACCGGAATTTGAAAAAAACGGCTTGAATACAAAGATCCTGGTCTATGATCACAACTGGGACAATGTGACCTACGCCATGGAGGTCCTCCAAAAAGCAGGCAAATACGTGGCAGGCTCAGCATGGCACTGCTATGGCGGAAGTCATGATGCCATGTCGGTAGTTTACAAGAAATTCCCGGACAAAGGAATATGGTTTACCGAAGCCTCCGGCGGGCAATGGGTTCCACCCTTCAATGACGCCTTTGCCGACCAGATGATGCATGTCATACGTTCCACCCGCAACTATTCAAAAACTGTAGCATGGTGGAATATCGCCCTGGACCAGAATAACGGCCCCACGGTGCTCAAAAACAGCATATGCAGGGGTATAGTAACGATTGATACTTCCACCGGAGAGGTTACCTACAATGTGGACTACTACACCCTGGGCCATATAAGCAAGTTTGTCAAGCCTGGAGCTTATAGGATTGACTCCGATAACTATATGAATGACGTGGAATCCGTCGCCTTTAAAAATCCTGACGGTTCCATTGTACTGATCGTATCCAACCGCACTACCAAGGACAAGACCCTTGACGTAAAATACGGGAATTCGTCTTTCAGCTATAAGCTCCCCGGAAAAGCCGCGGCTACATTTAAATGGAAGGGTGAGTAA
- a CDS encoding TetR family transcriptional regulator — protein sequence MPKETFYNLPQEKRDRIIAAIKKELARAPFEEISINKIIQDAGISRGSFYMYFEDKKDMLHCIFSDFRDRLLATIEESARQNDGDLFSIFSDILKFTAEFGTKKENIDFCMNVFARQRLQSDILLKFANRRRRSDFSDWFGRYANTRKLNLHKPEDLYSMIDILATITKKAIADIFLSIEDKDSILEEYNNKINILKRGMLKESNNACT from the coding sequence TTGCCAAAAGAGACATTTTACAATCTGCCCCAGGAAAAAAGGGACAGGATTATAGCTGCAATAAAAAAAGAACTCGCCCGGGCGCCGTTTGAAGAAATATCCATCAACAAAATCATACAGGATGCTGGTATTTCCAGAGGCAGCTTCTATATGTATTTTGAAGACAAGAAGGATATGCTGCACTGCATTTTTTCCGATTTTCGTGACAGACTTTTGGCAACGATTGAGGAAAGCGCTCGTCAAAATGACGGGGATTTATTCAGTATATTTTCGGATATACTCAAATTTACTGCAGAATTCGGTACAAAAAAGGAAAATATCGACTTTTGCATGAATGTCTTTGCACGCCAAAGGCTTCAAAGCGATATCTTATTGAAGTTCGCAAACAGGAGGCGAAGAAGTGATTTTTCTGACTGGTTCGGTCGGTATGCTAATACGAGAAAACTGAACCTGCACAAACCGGAGGATTTATACTCCATGATTGACATATTGGCCACCATCACCAAGAAAGCTATCGCAGATATCTTCCTGAGCATTGAAGATAAGGACAGTATTCTGGAAGAATATAATAACAAAATAAACATTTTAAAAAGAGGAATGTTAAAGGAGAGTAATAATGCTTGCACTTAA